The Labeo rohita strain BAU-BD-2019 unplaced genomic scaffold, IGBB_LRoh.1.0 scaffold_2083, whole genome shotgun sequence genome has a segment encoding these proteins:
- the LOC127159340 gene encoding uncharacterized protein LOC127159340 — translation MESERKSETEDALETRSVVTRSTTSSKRSSRTSAGMAAAKARARAEAERTRAYYVKKETELKIEKVRMEGSLTALEHEKEAAAAMAEVRILEEAIESMEGGSCHSGSQIVPPIDPAQRTSDYVEHHSSHSNVASNAEASLATPHVEFVNRYEKENRPLTESSPGHAPPDCDKIVSDSVSMPNTVKIEKSQSATYSPINYWPLAQTYNASTPVHSPFREEAELSDLARFLARRELINAGLTKFDDHPENYWAWKSSFLSAISVLKLTSSEQLDLMIKWLGSKSAEYVRRIRSVNIRYPDVGLKMAWDRLEEMYGSPEAVEKALFDKIEKFPKISKQDPLKLQELGDLLCEIQLKLKGIY, via the coding sequence ATGGAGAGTGAGAGAAAATCAGAAACAGAGGACGCATTGGAAACTAGATCAGTTGTTACACGCTCAACAACATCATCTAAAAGGTCTAGTAGGACATCTGCCGGTATGGCAGCGGCAAAAGCACGGGCTAGAGCTGAAGCTGAGCGTACACGGGCATATTATGTCAAGAAAGAAACTGAATTGAAAATTGAGAAAGTTCGTATGGAAGGCAGTCTTACCGCTTTAGAACATGAAAAGGAGGCTGCTGCCGCTATGGCTGAGGTGAGAATATTAGAAGAGGCTATAGAGAGCATGGAGGGAGGCAGTTGTCATTCAGGCAGCCAAATAGTACCTCCCATAGATCCTGCGCAGCGCACCAGTGATTATGTGGAGCATCACTCAAGCCACTCTAATGTAGCTTCTAACGCGGAAGCAAGTTTAGCTACCCCACATGTTGAATTTGTAAACCGTTATGAGAAAGAAAACAGGCCGTTAACGGAAAGCTCTCCAGGGCATGCTCCACCTGACTGTGATAAAATAGTCAGTGATTCGGTCTCGATGCCTAACACTGTCAAGATTGAAAAATCTCAGTCTGCCACATACAGCCCAATTAATTACTGGCCCCTTGCACAGACTTACAATGCCAGTACTCCCGTTCACTCACCTTTTCGAGAAGAAGCTGAATTGAGTGATTTGGCAAGGTTTCTTGCCCGTCGTGAACTCATTAATGCAGGACTCACAAAATTCGACGACCACCCAGAGAACTACTGGGCTTGGAAGTCGTCCTTTTTAAGTGCTATCAGCGTGCTCAAACTTACTTCCAGCGAACAGCTGGATCTAATGATTAAGTGGCTGGGTAGTAAATCAGCAGAATACGTGAGACGCATCAGGTCCGTGAATATAAGGTATCCTGATGTCGGGCTTAAGATGGCTTGGGACCGTCTAGAAGAGATGTATGGATCTCCAGAGGCAGTGGAGAAAGCACTTTTTGACAAGATAGAAAAATTCCCAAAAATCAGTAAACAAGATCCTCTGAAATTACAAGAGCTCGGAGATCTGCTATGCGAGATTCAGCTAAAGCTGAAGGGTATCTATTAG